Proteins encoded by one window of Microcebus murinus isolate Inina chromosome 2, M.murinus_Inina_mat1.0, whole genome shotgun sequence:
- the TTC39A gene encoding tetratricopeptide repeat protein 39A isoform X5 — translation MKAAYLSMFGKEDYKPFGDDEVELFRAVPGLKLKIAGKSLPTEKFAIRKSRRYLSPNPISLPVPALEMMYIWNGYAVIGKQPELTDGILEIITKAEEMLEKGPENEYSVDDECLVKLLKGLCLKYLGRVQEAEENFRIISANEKKIKYDHYLIPNALLELALLFMEQGRNEEAIKLLESAKQNYKNYSMESRTHFRIQAATLQAKSSLENGNRSVVSSVSL, via the exons ATGAAGGCCGCCTACCTCAGCATGTTTGGGAAGGAGGACTACAAGCCTTTCGGGGATGACGAAGTGGAGTTATTTAG AGCTGTGCCAGGCCTGAAGCTCAAGATTGCTGGGAAATCTCTGCCCACAGAGAAGTTTGCCATCCGGAAGTCCAGACGCTACCTCTCCCCCAACCCTATCTCCTTGCCAGTCCCTGCTCTG GAAATGATGTACATCTGGAATGGCTATGCTGTGATTGGGAAGCAGCCGGAACTCACAGATGGGATCCTTGAGATTATCACCAAAGCTGAAGAGATGCTGGAAAAAGGCCCAG AGAATGAATACTCAGTGGATGACGAGTGCTTGGTGAAACTGTTGAAAGGCCTGTGTCTGAAATACCTGGGCCGTGTCCAAGAGGCCGAGGAGAATTTCAGGATCATATCTGCCAA TGAAAAGAAGATTAAATATGACCACTACTTGATCCCAAATGCCCTGCTGGAGCTGGCCCTGCTGTTTATGGAGCAAGGCAGAAATGAAGAGGCCATCAAACTCCTGGAATCTGCCAA GCAAAACTACAAGAATTATTCCATGGAGTCAAGGACACATTTTCGAATCCAGGCAGCCACACTCCAAGCCAAATCTTCCCTGGAGAATGGCAATAGATCCGTGGTCTCATCAGTGTCCTTGTAG